A stretch of Lathyrus oleraceus cultivar Zhongwan6 chromosome 6, CAAS_Psat_ZW6_1.0, whole genome shotgun sequence DNA encodes these proteins:
- the LOC127094795 gene encoding uncharacterized protein LOC127094795 has protein sequence MGELRPTRISVQLADRSIKFPVGMLESVPVRIDQFYIPTDFIIMDIKEDFNIPIILGRPFLATVGAIIDIKKGKLTFEGGEEKFEFILTQFLKAPAIDDTCCLLDVIDECVREMENEQTSYSEILKIPRPPTFED, from the coding sequence atgggagaattaagaccaactagAATATCCGTACAACTTGCAGATCGTTCTATTAAATTCCCCGTAGGTATGTTAGAGAGTGTTCCGGTACGCATAGATCAGTTCTACATTCCTACTGatttcataatcatggacataAAAGAGGATTTCAATATccctatcatattaggaagaccattcttagccACTGTGGGAGCTATTATAGATATTAAGAAAGGCAAGCTAACCTTTGAAGGTGGGGAGGAAAAATTCGAATTTATTTTGACGCAATTCTTAAAGGCACCAGCTATAGACGATACATGTTGTCTGTTAGATGTCATCGACGAATGTGTAAGAGAAATGGAGAATGAACAAACTTCATACTCCGAAATACTGAAAATTCCAAGGCCTCCTACTTTTGAAGATTAA